ATCAACAAAAACCGCAACGGATACGACCCCTCGCGCTGAAATATACAAGGAGACAGGGATGGCCATCACGCTGAAGGAGAAGCTTGCCGGAATGATTCCAAAGCTTCGCCAGGAACGAGAAGAACTTTTACGATCGCACGGCGAGAAGACCATATCGTCAGTCACAATTTCCCAAGCAATAGGCGGCACGAGAGGTGTTCGCGCCCTTGTCTGTGACACATCGGTTGTCGAAGCCGATCAAGGGCTAATAATTCGCGGAATACCTATCATGGAGCTTATTGACCGGCTTCCAGAGGAGATTTTCTGGCTCCTCCTGACCGGTGAACTCCCATCAGGCGATGAACTTAAACTCTTCCAAAAGGAACTGCGCGCCCAAGGCGAAGTACCAGCCTATATCTGGAAACTTCTCCAATGCATGCCCAAGAATTCGCATCCTATGACCATGCTCAGCAGTGCCATTCTGGCCATGTCAAATGAATCTGCTTTTCGAAAGAAATATGACGAAGGAATTCCAAAATCGACCTATTGGGAACCTGCTCTTGAAGACGCCATAAAGATAATGGGCACAGTGCACACAATCGCCGCTGGCATTTACCGCATGCGCTACAAAAAGGGGCCGGTTATTCTGCCTTCGACCAAGACTGATTGGTCATCAGAGTATGTACGCATGCTTGGTTTGGCGCCGAAAAAGGGTGAGACCTCCAAGATGATGCAGCTCTATCTCGTACTGCATTCTGATCATGAAGGCGGAAATGTCTCGGCCTACTCCTGTCATACAGTCGGCTCGGCCCTGTCGGATCCTTTTTATTCCGTTTCAGCTGGTCTCAATGGTCTTGCTGGGCCCCTGCACGGTTTGGCTAACCAGGAATGTCTTGGATGGATACTCGATACAATTGAAAATTTCGGCTGCGCCCCGACCGAAGAGCAGATCCGGGAATATTCCTGGAAAACCCTCAAATCAGGTCAGGTCATTCCGGGCTATGGACATGCTGTGTTGAGAATTACCGATCCCCGATTCACGGCGATCACTGATTTTGGGCGAAAGCATCTGAAGCACGATCCTGTCTTTCAGACCGTAGATAGAGTTTTCAATGTCGTTCCGAACGTTCTACTTGAACAGGGAAAAGCCAAAGACCCGTGGCCGAATGTCGATGCCGGATCGGGCGCGGTGCTCTACCATTACGGCCTGAAAGAGTTTGAGTACTACACAGTTGTATTTTCTGTCTCTCGCGTGATGGGAATGCTTGCCCAGTTGGTCCTCAACCGCGCTCTCGGAACGCCAATAACCCGCCCAAAATCTGTCTCTACGGCATGGTTA
This is a stretch of genomic DNA from Candidatus Zixiibacteriota bacterium. It encodes these proteins:
- a CDS encoding citrate (Si)-synthase encodes the protein MNTFTSTKTATDTTPRAEIYKETGMAITLKEKLAGMIPKLRQEREELLRSHGEKTISSVTISQAIGGTRGVRALVCDTSVVEADQGLIIRGIPIMELIDRLPEEIFWLLLTGELPSGDELKLFQKELRAQGEVPAYIWKLLQCMPKNSHPMTMLSSAILAMSNESAFRKKYDEGIPKSTYWEPALEDAIKIMGTVHTIAAGIYRMRYKKGPVILPSTKTDWSSEYVRMLGLAPKKGETSKMMQLYLVLHSDHEGGNVSAYSCHTVGSALSDPFYSVSAGLNGLAGPLHGLANQECLGWILDTIENFGCAPTEEQIREYSWKTLKSGQVIPGYGHAVLRITDPRFTAITDFGRKHLKHDPVFQTVDRVFNVVPNVLLEQGKAKDPWPNVDAGSGAVLYHYGLKEFEYYTVVFSVSRVMGMLAQLVLNRALGTPITRPKSVSTAWLRQEAMKEKN